The Bacteroidales bacterium genome has a segment encoding these proteins:
- the ssb gene encoding single-stranded DNA-binding protein, which produces MNSVNKVILIGNVGKDPEVRYLEGNVPVCRFPLATSESYRNRSGENVTQTEWHNIVLWRGLAEIAQKFVKKGTPLYIEGRISTRSFDDRDGNKRYITEIVASNMILLGRRPEQQGPDEGKPVTDVETGEPHISEGQPTQPSDDDLPF; this is translated from the coding sequence CCGTTAACAAAGTTATTCTCATTGGCAACGTTGGCAAGGACCCTGAGGTCAGGTACCTGGAAGGCAATGTGCCGGTATGCAGGTTCCCTCTGGCCACCAGTGAATCCTACAGAAACAGGAGCGGAGAAAATGTCACCCAGACCGAATGGCATAACATTGTTCTTTGGCGCGGCCTCGCTGAGATTGCGCAAAAATTTGTCAAAAAAGGTACACCTTTATATATTGAAGGGCGAATTTCAACCCGTTCATTCGATGACAGAGATGGCAACAAAAGGTATATTACCGAAATTGTGGCCAGCAATATGATTCTTTTAGGCAGAAGACCGGAACAGCAGGGCCCCGATGAAGGGAAACCCGTAACAGATGTGGAAACCGGCGAACCCCATATATCCGAAGGCCAGCCAACTCAGCCTTCGGATGATGATCTGCCCTTCTGA